The following are encoded together in the Sphingomonas insulae genome:
- a CDS encoding penicillin-binding protein 1A encodes MASEAPRTTRFSVFRDNGGLRGLARRSWRRWWVKGLAILAVLAVIGYGVLWVTILRGLPSVDQLRTYEPPLPTNVRGIDGTPIQSYARERRVELSYAEYPPLLVRAFLAAEDKTFFEHHGVDYPGLAGAVIDYVQKYGSGRRAKGGSTITQQVVKNLLINNEYSPTRKLKEAILAYKIEDTLTKPQILELYLNQIALGRNAFGVEAASHAYFDKELDELDLAQLAYLAILPKGPSNYDPVRHPERAMERRNYVLGEMLRNGFITPAQHDAAVGEPLGTILRRTPKFERVGGYFVEEVRRQLIDKFGETARDGPYGVYQGGLWVRTSLDTRLQDLAAQALRDGLLRYDRGRGWSGPLAHRDIDGDAWLQTLLNTNLGLDYENWRAAIVIGRDGDAWSLGFADGKTGRLPRWAAQMPVRGKGGTSFAAIKPGDVIAVAPEGDDYALRSVPKISGGFVVEEPATGRVLAMQGGFDSRLAAFNRATQALRQPGSTIKPIVYSAALENGMTPASIIVDGPFCVYQGARLGQKCFRNFGNMRAAGPHTMRWGIEQSRNLMTVRAAATTGMPKVVDTMKRMGVGDYQPYLANALGAGVTTVARMVNAYATLANNGRAHNPTLIDFVQDRHGKVILPENWRACDGCNGKDWNGKAMPRPGDRTRQVIDAMTAYQMVHITEGVIQRGTAVVLRDLDRPMFGKTGTTTGPTDVWFVGGTPQFVGGLYVGYDTPTNLGGYAQGGTFAAPIFKEFAVKAYEGLEKLPFRAPAGIRMVRIDRASGRPVYGTFPTDADPKAGVIWEAFKPSSEPRRAIRRGPAPVAAATAAAKRADTPRDSDFLQREGGIY; translated from the coding sequence ATGGCGTCCGAAGCACCCCGCACCACCCGTTTCTCCGTGTTCCGCGACAATGGCGGCCTGCGCGGCCTTGCGCGTCGGTCATGGCGCCGGTGGTGGGTGAAGGGGCTGGCCATCCTCGCCGTGCTGGCGGTGATCGGTTATGGCGTGTTGTGGGTGACGATCCTGCGCGGCCTGCCCTCGGTCGATCAGCTGCGCACCTACGAACCACCGCTGCCGACCAACGTGCGCGGCATCGACGGCACGCCGATCCAGTCCTACGCCCGCGAGCGGCGCGTCGAGCTGAGCTATGCCGAATATCCGCCGCTGCTGGTGCGGGCGTTCCTGGCGGCGGAGGACAAGACGTTCTTCGAACACCACGGCGTCGATTATCCCGGTCTGGCCGGTGCGGTGATCGATTACGTGCAGAAGTACGGCAGCGGCCGCCGCGCCAAGGGCGGATCGACGATCACCCAGCAGGTCGTCAAGAACCTGCTGATAAACAACGAATATTCGCCGACGCGCAAGCTGAAGGAAGCGATCCTCGCCTATAAGATCGAGGATACGCTGACTAAGCCGCAGATCCTGGAATTGTACCTCAACCAGATCGCGCTCGGGCGCAACGCGTTCGGCGTCGAGGCGGCGAGCCACGCCTATTTCGACAAGGAGCTGGACGAGCTAGACCTGGCGCAGCTCGCCTATCTGGCGATCCTGCCCAAGGGGCCGTCGAACTATGATCCGGTGCGCCATCCCGAACGCGCGATGGAGCGGCGCAACTATGTGCTGGGCGAGATGCTGCGCAACGGCTTCATCACGCCGGCGCAGCACGATGCCGCGGTCGGCGAGCCGCTCGGCACGATCCTGCGGCGGACGCCGAAGTTCGAGCGGGTCGGCGGCTATTTCGTCGAGGAGGTGCGGCGGCAGCTGATCGACAAGTTCGGCGAGACGGCGCGCGATGGACCCTATGGCGTCTATCAGGGCGGGTTGTGGGTGCGCACCTCGCTCGACACGCGGTTGCAGGACCTGGCGGCGCAGGCGCTGCGCGACGGCCTGCTGCGCTACGATCGCGGCCGGGGCTGGTCGGGGCCGCTGGCGCACAGGGATATCGATGGCGATGCCTGGTTGCAGACGCTGCTCAACACCAACCTGGGGCTCGATTACGAGAACTGGCGGGCGGCGATCGTGATCGGCCGGGACGGCGATGCCTGGAGCCTGGGCTTCGCCGACGGCAAGACCGGGCGGCTGCCGCGCTGGGCGGCGCAGATGCCGGTGCGCGGCAAGGGCGGCACCAGCTTTGCAGCGATCAAGCCGGGCGACGTGATCGCGGTGGCGCCCGAGGGCGACGATTATGCGCTACGGTCGGTGCCGAAGATTTCGGGCGGCTTCGTCGTCGAGGAGCCCGCGACGGGCCGCGTGCTGGCGATGCAGGGCGGGTTCGACAGCCGTCTGGCGGCGTTCAACCGCGCCACGCAGGCGCTGCGCCAGCCGGGATCGACGATCAAGCCGATCGTCTATTCGGCGGCGCTGGAAAACGGGATGACGCCGGCATCGATCATCGTCGACGGGCCGTTCTGCGTCTATCAGGGCGCGCGGCTGGGGCAGAAGTGCTTCCGCAACTTCGGCAACATGCGCGCGGCAGGGCCGCACACGATGCGCTGGGGCATCGAACAGTCGCGCAACCTGATGACGGTGCGTGCCGCGGCGACGACGGGCATGCCCAAGGTGGTCGACACGATGAAGCGGATGGGGGTGGGCGACTATCAGCCCTATCTCGCCAATGCGCTCGGCGCCGGCGTCACCACCGTCGCGCGGATGGTCAACGCCTATGCGACGCTCGCCAACAACGGGCGCGCCCACAATCCGACGCTGATCGATTTCGTGCAGGACCGGCACGGCAAGGTGATTTTGCCCGAGAATTGGCGCGCCTGCGACGGGTGCAACGGCAAGGATTGGAACGGCAAGGCGATGCCGCGGCCGGGCGATCGCACCCGGCAGGTGATCGATGCGATGACCGCCTATCAGATGGTGCACATCACCGAAGGCGTGATCCAGCGCGGCACCGCGGTGGTGCTGCGCGATCTCGACCGGCCGATGTTCGGCAAGACGGGCACGACGACGGGGCCGACCGACGTCTGGTTCGTCGGCGGCACGCCGCAATTTGTCGGCGGGCTGTACGTCGGTTACGACACGCCGACGAACCTGGGCGGCTATGCCCAGGGCGGCACGTTCGCGGCGCCGATCTTCAAGGAATTCGCGGTCAAGGCGTATGAGGGGCTGGAAAAGCTGCCGTTCCGCGCGCCCGCCGGCATCCGCATGGTGCGCATCGACCGGGCGAGCGGGCGGCCGGTGTACGGCACCTTCCCGACCGATGCTGATCCCAAGGCGGGCGTGATCTGGGAGGCGTTCAAGCCGTCGAGCGAACCGCGGCGTGCGATCCGGCGCGGGCCGGCGCCGGTGGCGGCGGCGACCGCCGCGGCCAAGCGCGCCGATACGCCGCGCGACAGCGATTTCTTGCAAAGGGAAGGCGGAATCTACTAG
- the prfB gene encoding peptide chain release factor 2: protein MRAEAQSHVDSIKDALALLRRFLDWDRALRRLDELNARVEDQALWNDPKAAQEVMRERRRLDEAVTATRAIQSEMDDTVELIEMAEAEGDTAMELEGVEALAALAKRADHDKIQALLAGEADANDTYVEINSGAGGTESQDWAGMLLRMYTRWAERRGMKVEVIDYHAGEQAGIKSATLLVKGENAYGYAKTESGVHRLVRISPYDSAARRHTSFSSVWVYPVIDDDIQVEYNESDLRIDTYRASGAGGQHINTTDSAVRITHIPTGIVVQCQNQRSQHKNKAEAYNQLRARLYERELQIREQAANAENASKTDIGWGHQIRSYVLQPYQLVKDLRTGTTSTAPGDVLDGDLDPFMAAALSQRVTGEKVEVEDVD, encoded by the coding sequence ATGCGCGCCGAAGCGCAATCCCACGTCGACAGCATCAAGGACGCACTGGCGTTGCTGCGCCGGTTCCTCGACTGGGATCGCGCACTCCGCCGTCTCGACGAGCTGAACGCGCGCGTCGAGGACCAGGCCCTGTGGAACGACCCCAAGGCCGCGCAGGAGGTGATGCGCGAGCGGCGCCGGCTGGACGAGGCGGTCACCGCGACGCGGGCGATCCAGTCCGAGATGGACGACACCGTCGAGCTGATCGAGATGGCCGAGGCCGAGGGCGACACCGCGATGGAGCTGGAGGGCGTCGAGGCGCTCGCCGCGCTGGCGAAGCGCGCCGACCACGACAAGATCCAGGCGCTGCTGGCCGGTGAGGCGGACGCCAACGACACCTATGTCGAGATCAATTCGGGTGCGGGCGGCACGGAGAGCCAGGACTGGGCGGGCATGCTGCTGCGCATGTACACGCGCTGGGCCGAGCGCCGCGGCATGAAGGTCGAGGTGATCGACTATCATGCCGGCGAACAGGCGGGGATCAAGTCGGCGACGCTGCTGGTCAAGGGCGAGAATGCCTATGGCTATGCCAAGACCGAAAGCGGCGTGCATCGCCTCGTCCGGATCAGCCCGTACGACAGCGCGGCACGGCGGCACACGAGCTTTTCGAGCGTGTGGGTTTATCCGGTCATCGATGACGACATCCAGGTCGAATACAACGAGAGCGACCTGCGCATCGACACCTATCGCGCATCCGGCGCCGGCGGACAGCACATCAACACCACCGATTCGGCGGTGCGCATCACGCACATCCCGACGGGCATCGTCGTGCAGTGCCAGAACCAGCGGTCGCAGCACAAGAATAAGGCGGAGGCGTACAATCAGCTGCGCGCGCGCCTGTACGAACGCGAGTTGCAGATCCGCGAACAGGCGGCGAATGCCGAGAACGCCAGCAAGACCGACATCGGCTGGGGCCACCAGATCCGCAGTTATGTGCTGCAGCCGTACCAGCTGGTGAAGGACCTGCGCACCGGCACCACGTCGACCGCGCCCGGCGACGTGCTGGACGGCGACCTCGACCCGTTCATGGCGGCGGCGCTGTCGCAGCGCGTGACCGGGGAAAAGGTCGAGGTGGAGGACGTGGATTGA
- a CDS encoding class I SAM-dependent methyltransferase: MIRARTLIVAAATGASCLLLVACDGSKPLIKREEKPVLFPAADRPVAHIVSSRWSNEEARDRLNEAGEVMDKAGIAPGMTVADIGAGEGYYTIRLASRVGEHGRVLAEDIVAGVRDALAERVAREDLENVSVRLGAPADPKLPAASFDRVLMVHMYHEIAQPYEFLWRLRPSLKRDGLVVVVDANRQTKNHGTPPALLTCEFAAVGYRQVSTAEMPSAGGYVATFRAVGPRPEPAAIKPCVMRD; the protein is encoded by the coding sequence TTGATCCGCGCGCGGACCCTGATCGTGGCGGCGGCGACGGGCGCATCGTGCCTGCTGCTGGTGGCGTGCGACGGGTCCAAGCCGCTGATCAAGCGCGAGGAGAAGCCCGTTCTGTTCCCCGCCGCCGACCGGCCGGTGGCGCACATCGTGTCGTCGCGGTGGTCGAACGAGGAGGCGCGCGACCGGCTGAACGAGGCGGGCGAGGTGATGGACAAGGCCGGGATCGCGCCCGGCATGACCGTCGCCGACATCGGCGCGGGCGAGGGCTATTACACGATCCGGCTGGCGAGCCGCGTCGGCGAGCATGGCCGGGTGCTGGCCGAGGACATCGTCGCGGGCGTCCGCGATGCGCTGGCCGAACGCGTCGCGCGCGAGGATCTGGAGAACGTGTCGGTCCGGCTGGGCGCGCCGGCCGATCCCAAGCTGCCGGCGGCGAGCTTCGACCGGGTGCTGATGGTCCACATGTACCATGAAATCGCGCAGCCGTACGAATTCCTGTGGCGGCTGCGGCCGTCGCTGAAGCGCGACGGGCTGGTCGTGGTGGTAGACGCCAACCGCCAGACGAAGAACCACGGCACGCCGCCCGCGCTGCTGACCTGCGAGTTCGCGGCGGTGGGGTATCGCCAGGTGTCGACGGCAGAGATGCCGTCGGCCGGCGGCTATGTCGCGACGTTCCGCGCGGTGGGCCCGCGGCCGGAGCCGGCCGCGATCAAGCCGTGCGTGATGCGCGACTAG
- a CDS encoding JAB domain-containing protein — translation MSDPAPSLFVTDAGQAAALLAGLRGSPVERAAVLYLDPEWRLLGRADFTGTLDRVTPPFRTIFAAALRLDAAALVFAHSHPHGNSEASAPDIAFTRALIRMAAALDIVVADHLIVAGDAVTSLRDAGLM, via the coding sequence ATGAGCGATCCTGCCCCGTCCCTGTTCGTTACCGACGCCGGTCAGGCCGCCGCACTGCTTGCCGGGTTGCGCGGTTCACCCGTCGAGCGCGCTGCCGTCCTCTATCTCGATCCGGAATGGAGGTTGTTGGGCCGCGCCGACTTCACCGGTACGCTCGACCGGGTCACTCCGCCGTTCCGCACGATCTTCGCGGCGGCATTGCGCCTCGATGCCGCCGCACTGGTCTTCGCGCACAGCCATCCGCACGGCAACAGCGAGGCGAGCGCGCCCGACATCGCCTTCACTCGCGCGCTGATCCGCATGGCCGCCGCGCTGGACATCGTCGTGGCCGATCACCTGATCGTCGCTGGCGATGCCGTCACCAGCCTGCGCGACGCCGGCTTGATGTAA
- a CDS encoding thymidylate synthase, with protein MRQYLDLMDRVLTSGTQQMDRTGTGTLSVFGAQMRFDLAHGFPVLTTKKLHLRSIIIELLWFLRGDTNVRWLQDRKVSIWDEWANEQGDLGPVYGKQWRDWQTADGRHIDQIRELIEQIRTQPASRRQIVSAWNPGDLHAMALAPCHCLFQTHVANGRLSLQLYQRSADIFLGVPFNIASYALLTHMLAQQCGLEVGEFVWTGGDCHLYSNHLDQARLQLTRDPGPLPRLEIVRTPPAIDAYEYEDFVLHDYVAQPHIKAPVAV; from the coding sequence ATGCGCCAATATCTCGACCTCATGGACCGCGTGCTGACCAGCGGCACCCAGCAGATGGACCGGACCGGCACCGGCACGCTGTCCGTGTTCGGGGCGCAGATGCGGTTCGATCTGGCCCACGGCTTTCCGGTGCTGACCACTAAGAAGCTGCACCTGCGATCGATCATCATCGAATTGCTGTGGTTCCTGCGCGGCGACACCAACGTGCGCTGGTTGCAGGACCGCAAGGTGAGCATCTGGGACGAATGGGCGAACGAGCAGGGCGACCTGGGACCGGTCTATGGCAAGCAATGGCGCGACTGGCAGACCGCGGACGGGCGTCATATCGATCAGATTCGCGAGCTGATCGAGCAGATCAGGACGCAGCCCGCCTCGCGCCGGCAGATCGTGTCGGCGTGGAACCCCGGCGATCTGCACGCGATGGCGCTGGCGCCATGCCACTGCCTGTTCCAGACGCATGTCGCCAACGGGCGGCTGTCGCTGCAATTGTACCAGCGGTCGGCGGACATTTTTCTGGGTGTGCCGTTCAACATCGCGAGCTATGCGCTGCTGACCCACATGCTGGCGCAGCAATGCGGGCTGGAGGTCGGCGAGTTCGTCTGGACCGGCGGCGATTGCCATCTGTATTCCAACCACCTCGACCAGGCGCGGCTGCAATTGACGCGCGATCCGGGGCCGTTGCCACGGCTGGAGATCGTGAGGACGCCGCCCGCGATCGATGCCTACGAATATGAGGATTTCGTGCTGCACGATTATGTCGCGCAGCCGCATATCAAGGCGCCGGTGGCGGTGTGA
- a CDS encoding dihydrofolate reductase codes for MISFHLARADNGVIGRDGGLPWRLPADLKRFKAQTIGRPMVMGRKTFESFPAPLPGRRHIVLTRDRDWNAAGADVVHSVDEALASAGGDVAVIGGAEVFALFRDRADRVELTEVHCDAIGDVRMPGFDDWHEVAREDHAAEGERPAYSFVTLVREGSVRRFEVEPSG; via the coding sequence GTGATCAGCTTTCACCTGGCGCGGGCCGACAATGGCGTGATCGGGCGGGACGGCGGATTGCCGTGGCGGCTGCCGGCCGACCTGAAGCGGTTCAAGGCGCAGACGATCGGCCGGCCGATGGTGATGGGGCGCAAGACGTTCGAAAGCTTTCCGGCACCGCTGCCGGGGCGGCGCCACATCGTGCTGACCCGCGATCGCGACTGGAACGCGGCGGGTGCGGACGTGGTGCATTCGGTGGATGAAGCGCTGGCGAGCGCCGGCGGGGACGTCGCGGTGATCGGCGGCGCGGAGGTGTTCGCGCTGTTCCGCGACCGGGCGGACCGGGTGGAGCTGACCGAGGTCCATTGCGATGCGATCGGCGACGTCCGCATGCCGGGGTTCGACGACTGGCACGAGGTGGCGCGCGAGGATCACGCGGCCGAGGGCGAGCGGCCGGCGTATAGTTTCGTGACGCTGGTGCGCGAGGGAAGCGTCCGTCGTTTCGAAGTCGAGCCGTCGGGCTGA
- a CDS encoding dipeptidase — protein MRKWLVAGGVIVVLALLGFFGLAPMLVERSMNRVEPVPIRVTPEARALHRRLFIADMHADTLLWNRDLLDRSGRGQVDLPRLEDGHVALQIFSSVTKTPKHQNYDANGADTDNITLLTVAQMQPPRTWTSLLERSLWHAEKLRRSAAASEGRLRLIRGPADLDALLRARAEWTRCFDDACLTGPPVGAMLSVEGLQDLEGAIGNLDRLYAAGFRMAGMAHFFDNDVSGSMHGIAKGGLTPLGRQVIARMEAKGMIVDVAHASHAAVADILRIARRPVVSSHGGVQATCKVNRNLTDDEIRGIARTGGVIGIGYWEAAVCSTRPAAVARAIAHVRDLVGVEHVGLGSDFDGAVTTGFDASQLAGVTQALIDSGFTADEIGKVMGGNVLRLLHAGLAPAVAPRATQP, from the coding sequence ATGCGGAAATGGCTGGTCGCGGGCGGGGTGATCGTCGTCCTGGCGCTGCTCGGCTTCTTCGGCCTTGCGCCCATGCTGGTGGAGCGATCGATGAACCGGGTCGAGCCGGTGCCGATCCGGGTGACGCCGGAGGCGCGCGCGCTGCACCGCCGTCTGTTCATCGCCGACATGCATGCCGATACGCTGTTGTGGAACCGCGACCTGCTCGATCGCAGCGGACGCGGGCAGGTCGACCTGCCGCGGCTGGAGGACGGCCATGTCGCGCTCCAGATCTTTTCGTCGGTCACCAAGACGCCGAAGCACCAGAATTACGATGCCAACGGCGCGGACACCGACAACATCACGCTGCTGACGGTGGCGCAGATGCAGCCGCCGCGGACGTGGACGTCGCTGCTGGAGCGATCCTTGTGGCATGCCGAAAAGCTGCGCCGCTCCGCCGCCGCGTCCGAGGGGCGGCTGCGGCTCATCCGCGGGCCGGCCGATCTCGACGCGCTGTTGCGCGCCCGGGCGGAATGGACGCGGTGCTTCGATGATGCGTGCCTGACCGGGCCGCCGGTCGGCGCGATGCTGTCCGTCGAGGGATTGCAGGATCTGGAGGGGGCGATCGGCAACCTCGACCGGCTCTATGCCGCGGGATTCCGCATGGCGGGGATGGCGCATTTCTTCGACAACGACGTGTCGGGATCGATGCACGGGATCGCCAAGGGCGGGCTGACGCCGCTGGGGCGACAGGTGATCGCGCGGATGGAGGCGAAGGGCATGATCGTCGACGTCGCACATGCCAGCCACGCCGCCGTCGCCGACATCCTGCGCATCGCGCGGCGGCCGGTCGTGTCGAGCCATGGCGGGGTGCAGGCGACGTGCAAGGTCAACCGCAACCTGACTGACGACGAGATTCGCGGCATCGCGCGCACCGGCGGCGTGATCGGCATCGGTTATTGGGAGGCGGCGGTCTGTTCGACCCGTCCGGCGGCGGTGGCACGCGCGATCGCGCACGTCCGCGATCTGGTGGGGGTGGAGCATGTCGGTCTGGGATCGGACTTCGACGGCGCGGTGACGACGGGGTTCGACGCCAGCCAGTTGGCCGGCGTTACCCAGGCGCTGATCGACAGCGGCTTCACCGCGGACGAGATCGGCAAGGTGATGGGCGGCAACGTGCTGCGGCTGTTGCACGCCGGACTCGCGCCCGCTGTTGCCCCGCGGGCGACCCAGCCCTAA
- a CDS encoding bifunctional riboflavin kinase/FAD synthetase produces MERLDGGSAVPPHLAGGIVALGNFDGFHLGHQAVVGRAVARARAEGRPALVATFDPHPVRHFRPGTPPFRLTTLDQRQRLLAAAGVDAMAVFKFDGAFARLSAERFIAERLHADLQVAGVVTGEDFTFGTAKRGDVAMLAARGAAHGFIAETVGAVTLDGEPVSSTRIRTALREGDPRTAARLLTRPFAIEGVVQHGDKLGRTIGYPTANVDMGKYLRPAYGIYAVTGRLADGRLLKGAANLGIRPTFDPPKELLEPYFFDFAGDLYGQPIEVALIDYLRPEAKFDNLDALTAQMERDCARARHLLA; encoded by the coding sequence ATGGAGCGGCTGGACGGCGGCTCGGCGGTGCCGCCGCATCTGGCCGGCGGGATCGTCGCGCTCGGCAATTTCGATGGTTTTCACCTCGGTCACCAGGCGGTGGTCGGGCGCGCGGTGGCGCGGGCGCGGGCCGAGGGGCGGCCGGCGCTGGTCGCGACCTTCGATCCTCATCCGGTCCGGCATTTCCGGCCCGGCACGCCGCCGTTCCGGCTGACGACGCTCGACCAGCGGCAGCGGCTGCTCGCCGCGGCGGGGGTGGATGCGATGGCGGTGTTTAAGTTCGATGGCGCCTTCGCACGGCTGTCGGCCGAACGGTTCATCGCCGAGCGGCTGCACGCCGACCTGCAGGTCGCCGGCGTGGTGACCGGCGAGGATTTCACGTTCGGCACCGCCAAGCGCGGCGACGTGGCGATGCTGGCGGCGCGGGGCGCGGCGCACGGCTTTATCGCCGAGACGGTCGGTGCGGTGACGCTGGATGGCGAGCCGGTGTCGTCGACGCGCATCCGGACCGCGCTGCGCGAGGGGGATCCGCGGACGGCGGCGCGGCTGCTGACCCGGCCGTTCGCGATCGAAGGGGTGGTGCAGCACGGCGACAAGCTGGGGCGCACGATCGGCTACCCGACCGCGAACGTCGACATGGGCAAGTATCTGCGTCCCGCTTATGGCATCTATGCGGTGACCGGGCGGCTGGCCGACGGGCGCCTGCTGAAGGGCGCGGCGAACCTGGGCATCCGGCCGACCTTCGATCCGCCCAAGGAACTGCTGGAGCCGTATTTCTTCGATTTCGCCGGCGACCTGTACGGGCAGCCGATCGAGGTGGCGCTGATCGACTATCTGCGCCCCGAGGCGAAGTTCGACAATCTGGATGCGCTGACCGCGCAGATGGAGCGCGACTGCGCACGGGCGCGTCATCTGCTGGCCTGA
- a CDS encoding NAD(P)-dependent oxidoreductase: MIPILSLSPLPETLAPALRERYAVHVGAGGAPLPAVRALVGGGSMTVDPALLDRLPRLEIVAVHGVGHDGIDKAALAARGIVLAITSDVLTEDVADLAIGLWLAVERRIAANDRSVRAGGWSVPLARRASGRRIGVYGLGAIGRAIAARAAPFAGEVLYGGRSAKPDVAWRFVPDLTALAAASDVLFLAAAADAGNAGVVDAAVLTALGTGGVLINVARGLLVDQPALVAALASGTIAGAGLDVFADEPSVPAALHRDTVVLSPHQGSATTEARAAMAAMAVANLDAHFAGMPPPGLLR, encoded by the coding sequence ATGATCCCGATCCTTTCGCTTTCGCCGTTGCCCGAAACGCTCGCACCCGCCCTGCGCGAACGCTATGCGGTGCATGTCGGGGCGGGCGGCGCGCCGCTGCCGGCCGTGCGCGCGCTGGTGGGTGGCGGGTCGATGACCGTCGATCCGGCATTGCTCGACCGGCTGCCGCGGCTCGAGATCGTCGCGGTGCACGGCGTCGGGCATGACGGCATCGACAAGGCGGCGCTGGCGGCGCGCGGCATCGTGCTGGCGATCACCAGCGACGTGCTGACCGAGGATGTCGCCGATCTGGCGATCGGATTGTGGCTGGCGGTGGAGCGGCGGATCGCGGCGAACGACCGGAGCGTGCGCGCGGGTGGATGGTCGGTGCCGCTCGCGCGGCGGGCGTCGGGACGGCGGATCGGCGTCTATGGGCTGGGCGCGATCGGGCGGGCGATCGCCGCGCGCGCGGCGCCGTTCGCGGGCGAGGTGCTGTATGGCGGGCGGTCCGCCAAGCCCGATGTGGCGTGGCGGTTCGTCCCCGACCTGACCGCGCTGGCGGCGGCGAGCGACGTCCTGTTCCTGGCGGCGGCGGCCGATGCGGGCAATGCCGGCGTAGTGGATGCGGCGGTGCTGACCGCTTTGGGGACGGGCGGCGTGCTGATCAATGTGGCGCGCGGATTGCTGGTCGATCAGCCGGCGCTGGTTGCGGCGCTGGCGAGCGGGACGATCGCCGGGGCGGGGCTGGACGTGTTCGCCGACGAACCGAGCGTCCCGGCGGCATTGCATCGCGATACGGTGGTGCTGTCGCCGCACCAGGGATCGGCGACAACCGAGGCGCGGGCGGCGATGGCGGCGATGGCGGTCGCCAACCTCGATGCGCATTTCGCGGGCATGCCGCCGCCCGGGCTGCTGCGCTGA
- a CDS encoding DUF4126 domain-containing protein, translating to MLRSILIGLIAGQRAMTPLSIVAGEAAKGHVGADMPGAALIAHPLGRAGAVTLAAAEMAGDKMKTAPDRTVLAGLSARALTSGFAGAALARPGQRRVGAALAVTAAIASSYLGLALRKRAMQRFGQTATGFVEDAALLAGGLAVANMRR from the coding sequence ATGCTCCGTTCGATCCTCATCGGCCTGATCGCCGGCCAGCGCGCGATGACCCCGCTCTCGATCGTCGCGGGCGAAGCGGCGAAGGGGCATGTCGGTGCCGATATGCCGGGCGCGGCGCTGATCGCGCATCCGCTGGGCCGGGCGGGGGCGGTGACGCTCGCTGCCGCCGAAATGGCGGGCGACAAGATGAAGACGGCGCCGGACCGGACGGTCCTTGCTGGGCTGAGCGCGCGGGCGTTGACGTCGGGCTTCGCCGGTGCGGCGCTGGCCAGGCCGGGGCAGCGCAGGGTCGGGGCGGCGCTGGCGGTAACTGCGGCGATCGCCAGTTCCTACCTCGGCCTGGCGCTGCGCAAGCGCGCGATGCAGCGGTTCGGCCAGACAGCGACGGGTTTCGTCGAGGATGCGGCGCTGCTCGCCGGCGGGCTGGCGGTGGCGAACATGCGGCGCTGA
- a CDS encoding NTP transferase domain-containing protein: MQAVILSAGIGSRLLPLTREIPKCLVEVGGRSILDHQIDALHAAGIERAVIVGGYRYRQIGAHLARARPPLPVRLVFNPFWSVASSIGSVWMARDLLHDPFCLMNGDTVFDTDLVAAAVQAPGEGVGLLVEPLRDAALDDMLVTVANGQVCAVAKDLAPDVATHRSLGVIVSNGGDAYAGALESVIARPGGLNAFHHAIIADLAGYAPVRAIVAGAGAWQEIDQPEDIAAWTGQHG, from the coding sequence ATGCAAGCTGTCATCCTCAGCGCGGGCATCGGCTCGCGGTTGTTGCCGCTGACCCGCGAGATACCGAAATGCCTGGTCGAGGTGGGCGGACGCAGCATCCTTGACCACCAGATCGATGCCCTGCATGCGGCGGGGATCGAGCGCGCTGTAATCGTCGGCGGCTATCGCTACCGCCAGATCGGCGCGCATCTGGCGCGCGCACGGCCGCCGTTGCCGGTGCGGCTGGTGTTCAACCCGTTCTGGTCGGTGGCGAGCAGCATCGGCAGCGTGTGGATGGCGCGCGACCTGCTCCACGATCCGTTCTGCCTGATGAACGGCGACACCGTGTTCGACACGGATCTGGTCGCGGCGGCGGTGCAGGCGCCGGGCGAGGGCGTCGGCCTGCTGGTCGAGCCGCTGCGCGATGCGGCGCTGGACGACATGCTGGTGACCGTTGCCAACGGGCAGGTGTGTGCGGTGGCGAAGGACCTGGCGCCCGACGTGGCGACGCACCGGTCGCTGGGGGTGATCGTCTCGAACGGCGGCGATGCCTATGCCGGTGCGCTGGAGAGCGTCATCGCGCGGCCGGGCGGGCTCAACGCGTTCCACCATGCGATCATCGCCGACCTCGCCGGATATGCACCGGTCCGCGCGATCGTCGCGGGTGCGGGGGCGTGGCAGGAGATCGACCAGCCCGAGGATATCGCGGCCTGGACCGGACAGCACGGGTGA